A genome region from Maridesulfovibrio salexigens DSM 2638 includes the following:
- a CDS encoding substrate-binding periplasmic protein: MRIYLNNIFIISILICVISITSTPQCYAENDPIIITYSDYWPLFRTEKDGTRSGIFYEIVSEAMNSINVEIKWESYPWARCQNYVRTGKADAIMTVRTDERSEYTLTHPTPFYHKHLQLFTYKNNPQEASIDQVKTPEDIERTGLSIITYVGNGWNKNNIQSLGIKTYEASRPDNVWPMLAYKRGDIVIEWPVSAWIEIKKKNLSQKIVQTNGTVDCIPFHLLISKKSKYVEILPEFEKAIQTMTRNGRIDSIIKKYMQMVRQDEQSGTN, encoded by the coding sequence ATGAGGATCTATCTTAATAACATATTTATAATTTCAATTCTAATCTGTGTTATTTCTATAACATCCACCCCACAGTGTTACGCAGAAAATGATCCAATAATCATAACATACAGTGATTACTGGCCACTCTTCAGGACTGAAAAAGACGGAACTAGGTCCGGTATTTTTTATGAAATAGTATCAGAAGCTATGAACAGTATTAACGTAGAGATTAAGTGGGAATCATATCCTTGGGCGAGATGCCAGAACTACGTAAGAACAGGAAAAGCCGATGCAATTATGACTGTCCGCACTGATGAGAGATCAGAATATACTTTAACCCACCCCACACCATTTTATCATAAACATCTCCAGCTATTCACATACAAGAATAATCCTCAAGAAGCATCCATTGATCAGGTAAAAACACCGGAAGACATAGAAAGAACAGGTCTTTCAATAATCACTTATGTCGGGAATGGATGGAACAAGAACAATATTCAATCCCTTGGAATTAAAACGTATGAAGCCTCAAGACCTGATAATGTTTGGCCGATGCTGGCATATAAAAGAGGTGACATTGTAATTGAGTGGCCTGTTTCAGCATGGATTGAAATCAAAAAAAAGAATCTTTCGCAGAAAATAGTACAGACAAACGGCACGGTCGACTGCATACCTTTCCACCTACTCATCAGCAAAAAAAGTAAATATGTCGAAATACTGCCTGAATTCGAGAAAGCTATTCAGACTATGACAAGGAATGGAAGAATAGACAGTATCATAAAGAAATACATGCAAATGGTACGGCAAGACGAACAATCCGGCACGAATTAA
- a CDS encoding response regulator translates to MSDVIKVLLVDDHDIVRIGVRSFLGSFDDIKVVGEAANGQEAVEMTAELSPDIILMDMLMPVMDGIQAIREIRDRKLPGRIIALTSFATDDKLFPAIKAGAMGYLLKDSTPDELLEAIRRVHRGEPSLAPDIARKVLSELSQPGEDSETPTPDPLTPRELDTLKLVAKGKSNKAIAEEMFVSEATVRTHMTSILSKLHLANRVEATLYALREGIASL, encoded by the coding sequence ATGAGTGATGTAATTAAGGTTTTGCTGGTTGATGACCACGATATAGTACGTATAGGTGTGCGTAGTTTTCTGGGTAGTTTTGATGATATCAAGGTTGTCGGTGAGGCCGCCAACGGTCAGGAAGCCGTGGAAATGACCGCTGAACTTTCTCCTGATATTATTCTTATGGATATGCTTATGCCGGTTATGGACGGTATTCAGGCTATTCGCGAGATACGGGATCGTAAGCTTCCGGGTCGGATAATAGCCCTGACCAGCTTTGCCACCGACGATAAGCTTTTTCCGGCTATTAAGGCGGGAGCTATGGGCTATCTGCTCAAGGATTCCACCCCGGATGAACTGTTGGAAGCTATCCGCCGTGTGCACCGGGGAGAACCTTCACTTGCTCCTGATATTGCTCGTAAGGTGCTTTCCGAGCTATCCCAGCCGGGCGAGGATTCTGAAACTCCCACTCCTGATCCGCTTACGCCGCGTGAGCTTGATACTCTCAAGCTGGTAGCCAAAGGTAAGAGCAATAAGGCCATTGCTGAGGAAATGTTTGTCAGTGAGGCTACTGTTCGTACTCACATGACCAGCATTCTTTCCAAGCTGCATCTGGCAAATCGTGTGGAAGCCACACTGTATGCTCTACGCGAAGGTATTGCTTCTCTTTAA